TGTTTCAGGTAAAAATCACAGGTGGGAGTTGTGTTTGAAAGCATTTGTTTAGGTGCCATTGCCGCAGGCAGTTCAGCTCCAGGCATTCTCGCATATCACTATCTTCAGCTTGTACGCCCACCCTTCATGGAAATTTTTGACTTTTTATGCATTCAGCCAAAATATCAGGCAATCTTTCCCATGACAACAGCTGGCCAGAGCAATGAAGTAGTAATGGTGAGGTCAACAGTTGAGAATCAGAATTTGGAGATAAACCAGGACTTTATTCATCTGTGTCTGTTAAATGCTTAACATAAGCAGTTAGGATCCTACACACTGTTAACTGCAAACAATGAGCAGGCAGACTTGGTGTGGGGGTGTGAATTGTTTTTAAATACTTTGTGTTGGCAAATTATCAGCATGGCATGAAGAGGATGAAAAGGAAGAGGGAACCATAAAGTTGAAGGGTAAAACACTGCAGGGGGAAAGGAAAGTCAGTTTGCTCTGTGAGGTTGAAAAGAGGAAGGGAATGATGTGACATCTGGAAATTTTCCCACTTGGCCTGTACTGGGTTGTTAACCTGCCTGTACCAAACACAGTTATATTTTAACATAGTAATTtcttaattttcattttgaaattaccCCAATCCCACCTTTCTGGCAGCAGGAGCAAACTGCAAATGACCATTACTTAAAAGCAATGATTTTGCTCCCGAACATAGGCTCTTGGGGCGCCTTCCCAGCCCTGTTGCGCACAGGTCAGAAATTCAAAATTCTGGATAAAGATCTTTTCAGCAGGCGTGAAAGCCCACAAGCATTGAAAAGTCCAGAAGACATTATCAATAAGGcatcccatggatgggaaaacaaAATAGTTCTGTTGTCATAGTCTTTTAAACAATCAACCCAAGCTGCAGTGTGACTCCTGCTCCCCCGGATGCTCCCTAGACTTTCAGTGCTCTTTAGGGAGAAGGGTTTGTTTATAAATCGTGTTTTTAATTTGTAACAATAATAGTAAAAATGCAGCTTGCCCAGGGTTCAGCTCACAGACAGCTGGGCCCAGTTCTGTACTGCGGTTATGAGGGTCTGTTTGAAATAGGAGCTCGATTCCCCTCAAATCTTTCCTGTGTTTCTGGccccaccacttttttttttttttccccaagagatTGTTTTGTTGCACATATCGTTTCAACCCCAGAGCATTTTGGAAATGAGAAGCTAAATCAAATTTTTTCCCACAAGCCCTGATGCCCAGAAAGGCAGGTGCTATCCTTAGTTATGTTGGGACAGTGAAATCGGATCCCTGTCAGATCTGGGCACGCTGCTTGGTTCCCATAAGTGGACCATTTGTTGTTTATATTATGATAATGGCTAGAGGCTTCAGTTGGGCCCCCTCTGTGCCAGACCTCATACTTACAAAGAACATCTCTGCCCCCAAAGAGGTTACACATCATTCTACTGCCACATGCAAGTTAAAGCAATTCTGCCTCTTCTGTTTGTTTGTACACAGAGTCCCTGCCCTATCTTGGAAAGCCCATTCAGGCACTCAGCAAGGATGGGTATAGAGCAGCAGACTCCACACCAAGCCAAGCTAAGTTCCCATTAAGAAGCAGCAGTGTTGTGAAAGAAAATCGCACAGAGCATTGGTTGCTGTCTCCAGCTAACCTGCAGTGGCCAAAAACTGCCAACATCCTCTCAGTCTCaccagacagaaaaaaaaaggccaagACCTCAGTAGAAAACAATACAGGGCTGAGGAAAGAGTCTCACCAGGATGGCAAAGTGCTGGCTTctgagagccacagggagggacCTCCTCCTGCTTCCTTTGACTTCAACCATTCAAATAGAATGCATGTAGATAGGCTTCAGTCTGAGTCAGCAAACAGCATCTCAGCACACTTCCACTCCAGAGAATTTTCCCATTATAAAGGCAGATCCTTGCCTTTTGCTGAAATGCATCCTTTGCAAGACACCGGGGCAGATGATCCCAATATGGTGGTTCACCTCAACCGACCTGGCAAGATGAATCCCAACAAGCATGGCCCTCTAAGAAACATTACTAAACCCTCTTGGGTCACCAACCGCCAGTCATCTAGCCTGCTGTACCACTTCAACTTGCCAAAGAAAGGTAAGGAGGCACCTCTGTAAAAAAATACTTCGTTCACTCTCAAGGCAGAACAGGGCTACTTAGGTTCACTCCTGATCTCCCTCCAGTGGGCACATTGCGTTAATGCAGCACATTCACAACACCTGTGTCTGTTGCAGTTCTAAATGCTGACAACAAGGAGAAGACATGCATGATCGACTGCAGGAGGGAGAGGGACGAAGCAGAAGCATTCTGTGAGAGTGAGTTCGGTAAGACCATTATCCATATAAGCAGGGCTGGCAGAGTCACTCATAGGGCTGTGCTACTAGTGCACAtatttcctttctccctcttACAAAGCCTTCCTGGGCATGCTCTAACTTAAGCTAATAATTAGTTTTAAGGCAGCCATCACAGATGTTACTATACTTAGAAAACAAAGAGCACCAGTGATGTTTCTCTGTCTCATTCCCTTTCTGGCTGTCTGGCATTAGCCCTCTTTGTGCCTCCAGTCCATCCAACATGTCACTGAAACTACTGAAGCCATCGCAAGAGCTGTCAGTATGATCGTCTGTTTCTTAATGCACAACTAGATAcctgtctctccctctccctttgtAGCTGCATTGTTTAAATGCCATTGCTTGGGACACAATTTGGATGTAAGACCATGCCAGATGATGGCCtaactagcattctctatgtatTAGCTTCATAGAACCTCCACCTGCTACAGTCAGTCAGGTTCTGATGGCTGGTTTGTCTCACACAAACAAGGTAGAAAATAGTGAAGTTTTGGGTTAACTGCACAGGACATTGAAGCAGCAGTTTTGTGAATGGGGCAATGTCTCATTatgaaagcagcagcaatgggagTTTTCTCAATATTTACAATTGGACAAGTAAAATATCTGCATATGCCAGTTAACAGATGTTTCTAGTTCCAGAAAATAAGTATGTTATGAGGTATCCGTTTAGCCTCACTGGAAATTAGGCTGCGTTTTCTACAAATATAAACATTCCTTAGTTTCATTCAAGTAAAAAATCCTAAGAATGATGCCCAGGATATAGATCCTTGACTGAGGTCTTGTACTCACTCACTGCTTATTTCACCTTGTAATGATTAACAATTTCATTTGTTCTTCAGTTTTAAAAAGATGCATATCTCTTAGCCTGGCCAGAACAAATATTAATCTGCACGGCCATAGTTCCCCTAGACTGATCACAAAAAGAGCCTTACTCCTCATGAATTTGTATCTAGAGATTAAAGACCTAGTGGCTGCATCAAAGAGAAGTTTTCACTCCATGAAGCAGGTATGGCCTTGACTTTTGTCACAGAAGTTTCCTAGCTTTACCTCTCTTGTGTGTTTATCCCTGTCTGTTTAGAATACATGCAGTGGATTTTTCCAGCCCCTTGGTTAACTCAGCCCAGTCCTGAGTCTCTCTCAGGCAGAAATGGTATAGTACATCTCCATATCATTTGTTAAGATTAGCACTCATGCTACGTTATCAGCCTGCATTGCAAGGGCATGGACCATCGATTTTCTCCTTTTAAATTAGATAATGCTAATAGTGATATAGCATAATGCCCCAGTCAGTGCttcattttcttctccctttcaAGTTAATATTCAATCCCCCCACCTGACTTTGTGGTCCCCTTTTTGCAACTTTCACAGTTATCTAACAGTACAGAAGACTCAACTTTGAAGTATTTTATAATCTTTGTTCAGTGCAGCATTCTTATTCATTGGAGCCCCCACATGGATCATGGGCTGATTATGAGTATTCCGTTAGCAAGTGTACCAAGTGATTgttcttcctctctccctcttaAAACAGCAGTGAATGGGATTGTTCATGATGTGGAAACACTGGGGAAAGGAGTCCAGCTGGTTATGCTCTTGGTAAATAGTGACGGATTATACAAAATGAGTCGCCTGTATATTGCCCCTGATGGCTTCTTCTTCCGAGTTCACGTTCTCATTGTGGATGCTTTAAACTGCAGTAAACCATGTCCAGCTTTTAAACTTGGTAATGAATCCCAGCTCAATCCAGTCTTTTTCCTTGTTGTGTTGTAGGATTTCAGTTAGCCCAGGTTTAACTGGGATTCAAGGGACATTTTGGTAGAAGAATGATTCTATGTAGGAGCAGGGGGTACATAAACTGTTTTCGTTCTGGTTTCCCCGTATCTACAATAAAGCCAAACTGTCTGCAAGGTGGATTGATCAGCCATTCAGTCCCTTGAAAATACATTCTGTAGAACATTTGTCCTGCTTAAGATTTCACCTGCAAGCAGATCTGTCTTCTTTTATCCAATCCCCAAAGTCAAGGTGAGGGTTGGGAAGAGTCTCCTATCAGGTCCATTTTTACCTCattattttaacagaaaatatgAGTAAGCTATAATCACCCAAACTGGAATAGACtttattttttctaaaaagaaataagtaaaaggaaatgaaacaaaaataaaccagCACAGTAAACTATGTTATTTTGCAGGAAGTAGATACATTGTTATGGGTCAGATCTACCACAAGAGACGGCAGCTACCTGCACCTCTGCTGCAGTTTCTCAGAGGACGTCTGAGGCCAGGAGATGGGCTGCTAAGGAGCAGCAGCAACTACATAAAAAGATTCAACAGGAAGAGGGATCATAAAATACAAGAGGCAGCTCACAGCAAGTGTAAATGAGGCTACAGAACTCCTTTACTGGGGCTTAAGCAGCACTGGCCTTCTGCTATCAGTACAAAACTGGTCTCTGCTTTGAGACTGACCTTCTCTCCAAAGTAAAGATTCTTGTAGAGTGACTGCAGCTCAGCTCTTGCTTTATTCTGTCTCCAGTAATAATGAGCAGCTAGTGTCTCATGTGATTAATAAAACAGTCTCTTTCACAGGTTTTGGTTATGTACCAATATAGTacgcaaagaaaaagaaaaagtttagATATCTGCTATTCATGCTCTGTAAAGAACGTGAACTGGTTAGTGGATTTCCTTTTAAATATGTTATCAAAATAGTGAGCTATCCTTTTAGCAATACACAATTTATAAAGTTTGGAAAATAACATTATTTTTAGAGAGAAATTCTTTTGTAAGTACTTCTTATGAACATCAGGAATAACTGAAGAGCAGTTGTATCTCCTTGCTTTGTTTACTATTTAATACTAGTAAATATACAGTTTTGAAGTTCTCAGTGCAATGAGATTTAAAAAAGAGCATTCAAACCCTTAATCTTTACATTGCACAATCATTTGTAGCTCAAAGGTTGCACAGCATAATTATGTTgacatttgttttgaaataagtagTCTCAATATTATTCAATTATTGGTGAGCAGCCAGAGTAGCTGCCTCCCCTGGGGCCccggggcaggagtgctggcagctggggactgccttattcacaaaattcaacacggaactcttgtgaatgttgagaccctactgtacactATCAAAGACTTTACCAAATGAAAAAATCTGACAAAATAAGTAAAAATTTTTGCAGTGCTTTGATTTCCTCAAAGTACATAATACCGTTCTTTAAAATGAGAACTATGAACACAGTGTATAACTATACTAATATAGTTATACATATCAAACATAAGGCACCAGATTTTTTTCTTGTCAGATATATGTTCAAATATATTATCAGCACCCTTATTTGGGCTTACAAGTATGTTTGTAGATGGAATCTACAAATGGATCAAAGATTGGAAGACTCATTGTGATCATTTAAAATTCCAAAAGCTTTTTCTAAAACATTCAGTCTTTAAATTGGTCAGTGATGAATCCACCATGCCCCTTGATTGGTCCAATATTTAATTACCCCATTCGAAATGAGCACCTTATTTTATTAATCGAATACAAAGCATGTACAGCCACTTAGTATGTGTACCATTACCAATTTGCTTGTACAAATTATGGTATGAGAGATGCAAATCAATCATGCAGTTGCATACACATTTTGCATGCCTAATTACATTCCTGGAATAGATGTTCAACCCTGAAACTACTGAATGTATTTGCTGTAATTTTTCTGTGATAACAAGTGTATGAAGTTTGTATTTGCAGAACAGTAAAGCTCCCTTTGGAATAAGTTCTGTGTTGGACCTGACGTTTTACTTTTAAAGCCCTAGAGAGACTTAGGCAAATATCTTtgacattttaatttcttttcggAGATGCTGGTATTAAATATTCCTAAAGAGCCCCCAAATTCTCTCAGATCCAACTTTTGAACCTTTTGACCAGTTTTAACCATCTCTACTCTTTTGGCAGAAGCTTAAAAATGTTCAGGAAAGGACCCAGTGAAAGCTCCCccacccatttttttaaaaattaacttgcTTAGCTAGTAatgaaatagttattttaaaacagCTTGTGGGAACATAGTTTCTTtaccaggggaaaaaaatagctGCCTTTTCAAAGAGCACTGACTGCAAACACTGGTACCACTTCTGAAACAATGTATTTTTGCTGCACATCAGCATTTGTTTGCATTGCCATATGATAAAAGGATGATAGCATATGGGGCTGTACACAATAGTTAGCTTTTAGAATCAGAACAGTTTTATCGGAGGATTGAGGTACCTGCAAAAATGCATGCTCCCTTAGAACCTGTAGCTTGCATCTACCAGAAGAGGTCATGGTGGCCTTTTCCACTACTATAATGCTACATTTGTTAAGTGAAAGAACAGAGTTGAGTGAGCACTGAGTGTGACACATTTACAATTGAGATGTCTGTTGAAATTTTCCCCAAGAAAATTTTAATGAGGGGCTTTGACTTTGGCAGAATAAGACTGTTCCTGGCAGTAATTCAGTGCACTGGAGGAAGAGACACAGGCATGTTGCAAAGTTCTTTGGGCTCTCCCTTTTCAACTGATGATGCTCGCTGATGAATGATGCTCAAAGTTTTCCTTTTATCCAGATTGAGCAATGCACGCTTCCTTCACCCATGGCACTGAACAGTGGCCCAAAGCAGGCATCTGGATTCAGCAGTAAAGGAGGGTAACTCCATTGCCCTGGCTCATTTAGTTGTTAATCATCTCAATGAGACAAATAGGGATATCCATGATGGACAGCAGCTGGAGTAAGACCACTAGACTAGGACAAGCCAACATTTGACTACCACTACATATTTGACCACCACTAGATTTAAGCCA
The sequence above is a segment of the Carettochelys insculpta isolate YL-2023 chromosome 20, ASM3395843v1, whole genome shotgun sequence genome. Coding sequences within it:
- the C20H17orf58 gene encoding UPF0450 protein C17orf58 homolog isoform X1, which encodes MTVKACWLLCFIVGSSSNLVAESLPYLGKPIQALSKDGYRAADSTPSQAKFPLRSSSVVKENRTEHWLLSPANLQWPKTANILSVSPDRKKKAKTSVENNTGLRKESHQDGKVLASESHREGPPPASFDFNHSNRMHVDRLQSESANSISAHFHSREFSHYKGRSLPFAEMHPLQDTGADDPNMVVHLNRPGKMNPNKHGPLRNITKPSWVTNRQSSSLLYHFNLPKKVLNADNKEKTCMIDCRRERDEAEAFCESEFAVNGIVHDVETLGKGVQLVMLLVNSDGLYKMSRLYIAPDGFFFRVHVLIVDALNCSKPCPAFKLGSRYIVMGQIYHKRRQLPAPLLQFLRGRLRPGDGLLRSSSNYIKRFNRKRDHKIQEAAHSKCK
- the C20H17orf58 gene encoding UPF0450 protein C17orf58 homolog isoform X6, translating into MTVKACWLLCFIVGSSSNLVAVLNADNKEKTCMIDCRRERDEAEAFCETVNGIVHDVETLGKGVQLVMLLVNSDGLYKMSRLYIAPDGFFFRVHVLIVDALNCSKPCPAFKLGSRYIVMGQIYHKRRQLPAPLLQFLRGRLRPGDGLLRSSSNYIKRFNRKRDHKIQEAAHSKCK
- the C20H17orf58 gene encoding UPF0450 protein C17orf58 homolog isoform X7 codes for the protein MIDCRRERDEAEAFCESEFAVNGIVHDVETLGKGVQLVMLLVNSDGLYKMSRLYIAPDGFFFRVHVLIVDALNCSKPCPAFKLGSRYIVMGQIYHKRRQLPAPLLQFLRGRLRPGDGLLRSSSNYIKRFNRKRDHKIQEAAHSKCK
- the C20H17orf58 gene encoding UPF0450 protein C17orf58 homolog isoform X2; the encoded protein is MTVKACWLLCFIVGSSSNLVAESLPYLGKPIQALSKDGYRAADSTPSQAKFPLRSSSVVKENRTEHWLLSPANLQWPKTANILSVSPDRKKKAKTSVENNTGLRKESHQDGKVLASESHREGPPPASFDFNHSNRMHVDRLQSESANSISAHFHSREFSHYKGRSLPFAEMHPLQDTGADDPNMVVHLNRPGKMNPNKHGPLRNITKPSWVTNRQSSSLLYHFNLPKKVLNADNKEKTCMIDCRRERDEAEAFCETVNGIVHDVETLGKGVQLVMLLVNSDGLYKMSRLYIAPDGFFFRVHVLIVDALNCSKPCPAFKLGSRYIVMGQIYHKRRQLPAPLLQFLRGRLRPGDGLLRSSSNYIKRFNRKRDHKIQEAAHSKCK
- the C20H17orf58 gene encoding UPF0450 protein C17orf58 homolog isoform X4, whose amino-acid sequence is MTVKACWLLCFIVGSSSNLVAESLPYLGKPIQALSKDGYRAADSTPSQAKFPLRSSSVVKENRTEHWLLSPANLQWPKTANILSVSPDRKKKAKTSVENNTGLRKESHQDGKVLASESHREGPPPASFDFNHSNRMHVDRLQSESANSISAHFHSREFSHYKGRSLPFAEMHPLQDTGADDPNMVVHLNRPGKMNPNKHGPLRNITKPSWVTNRQSSSLLYHFNLPKKVLNADNKEKTCMIDCRRERDEAEAFCERSRYIVMGQIYHKRRQLPAPLLQFLRGRLRPGDGLLRSSSNYIKRFNRKRDHKIQEAAHSKCK
- the C20H17orf58 gene encoding UPF0450 protein C17orf58 homolog isoform X5, coding for MTVKACWLLCFIVGSSSNLVAVLNADNKEKTCMIDCRRERDEAEAFCESEFAVNGIVHDVETLGKGVQLVMLLVNSDGLYKMSRLYIAPDGFFFRVHVLIVDALNCSKPCPAFKLGSRYIVMGQIYHKRRQLPAPLLQFLRGRLRPGDGLLRSSSNYIKRFNRKRDHKIQEAAHSKCK
- the C20H17orf58 gene encoding UPF0450 protein C17orf58 homolog isoform X3 is translated as MTVKACWLLCFIVGSSSNLVAESLPYLGKPIQALSKDGYRAADSTPSQAKFPLRSSSVVKENRTEHWLLSPANLQWPKTANILSVSPDRKKKAKTSVENNTGLRKESHQDGKVLASESHREGPPPASFDFNHSNRMHVDRLQSESANSISAHFHSREFSHYKGRSLPFAEMHPLQDTGADDPNMVVHLNRPGKMNPNKHGPLRNITKPSWVTNRQSSSLLYHFNLPKKVLNADNKEKTCMIDCRRERDEAEAFCESEFGSRYIVMGQIYHKRRQLPAPLLQFLRGRLRPGDGLLRSSSNYIKRFNRKRDHKIQEAAHSKCK